A single Vespa crabro chromosome 21, iyVesCrab1.2, whole genome shotgun sequence DNA region contains:
- the LOC124431415 gene encoding homeodomain-interacting protein kinase 2 isoform X7 — MTWENERKEKIQKGMCDMFIQTQQTSSVNGSSSSSSSSSNNTAHHHSKKRKLEYNVSQPVIQHGLVQSTGDYQLDNTGLQQRYSVNGANTAFSSLHNNNALQKSSPNQQTLVRASTIKLLDTYQRCGQKRKTWSREGNGDALAVHSANATNAVGSTIVSQHYTQQQQQQLQQQQQQQQQQQQQQQQQQQQQQQQQQQQQQQQQQQQQQQQQQQQQHKQAGMTAHSKQVANAANGGGGGGGGGGGGGGGGSNPQGDGDYHLVQHEVLYSMTNQYEVLEFLGRGTFGQVVKCWKKGTNEIVAIKILKNHPSYARQGQIEVSILSRLSQENADEFNFVRAYECFQHKSHTCLVFEMLEQNLYDFLKQNKFSPLPLKFIRPILQQVLTALLKLKQLGLIHADLKPENIMLVDPSRQPYRVKVIDFGSASHVSKAVCNTYLQSRYYRAPEIILGLPYCEAIDMWSLGCVVAELFLGWPLYPGSSEYDQIRYISQTQGLPTEHMLNNASKTTKFFYRDMDSTHPFWRLKTPEEHEAETGIKSKEARKYIFNCLDDIGQVNVPTDLDGGQLLPEKADRREFIDLLKRMLTMDQVERRITPGEALNHAFVTLAHLVDYAHYNSVKASVQMMEVCRRAGDFTASPAHHQAPPAPQPPPPTSLVANFVPTTNGSAVTLTFNNQLTNQVQRLVREHRTAPTGYDNLYQIYSNSSRRATQYSGSSSGSNSGRSAVHDFSHQLVPGILCPPPGYQTMPSPAKHVVVAQPPQAQQGPLQIQPSIISQQAVAAAAVAAQQQYAAVPVSMVETGRQMLLTNAVQTSWPGGSRQMAAIVPSWQQLPPQHAAIQQPLLSDAGDWGRPLIVDSSAILQDQRPVFPVTEVYNTSALVEHPPQGWGKRSVTKHHQHHVTVPQQSQHRHEHKKETQQLSPVKKRVKESTPPSSMRRHSPSSGHWQQQPIQSHHHSSKHSSSHNVEHQQVASVRQQTITIYDTPSPAVSVITISDSEDESPGKCCGDRQCGACQSLATRLSGDGRPVREEVIRSTQSTPRVVPTMQQAHSSTQAHTSSHTTSQSSSQRAQRKNVISCVTVGDSDGEVSPGRAHAHLYQQVPQHPQHQQTTTQHIKHEPQQQHHVSSSSSGYSSQSQKKRLLAKVQSECNMVNVTTKSEPGVEYVAPHPCHAPACKEPPTYQDDAYDMHDYFLQYVTTSSAHPHLQEQHIVYTTGTDKRVSWPGKRAEYKHEYVQPPAAHSRDHQKWAVANPVHQYRQSQVVGSAAHPGHTHSHHGHPVHLSPGGGGGGRSPTGGPVIGGAQHLGQPLYQEYAHVRSRAHAVPPPVYVTAAPSQAPTAIQQQQVPTFQGFTPGSSPLTLYDSSRALPPPAHHSSARPLLASHAAHPLPAHMQPTAVYGLAPLSPAKHQYQPSGLWFTE; from the exons GGAATGTGTGACATGTTCATCCAAACACAGCAGACGAGTAGCGTCaacggcagcagcagcagcagcagcagcagcagtaacaACACCGCTCACCACCACAGCAAGAAACGCAAGTTGGAGTACAACGTGAGCCAGCCGGTGATCCAGCACGGATTGGTCCAATCGACCGGCGACTATCAATTGGACAATACCGGACTGCAACAGCGGTACTCCGTGAACGGTGCTAATACCGCATTTAGCTCGCTGCACAACAATAATGCGCTGCAGAAGAGTAGCCCGAACCAGCAGACCCTGGTACGAGCCTCGACGATCAAGCTCCTAGACACCTACCAACGCTGTGGCCAGAAG AGAAAAACTTGGTCGAGGGAGGGTAATGGTGACGCCCTGGCAGTCCACTCCGCCAACGCGACGAACGCAGTGGGTAGTACTATAGTGTCGCAGCATTATAcccaacagcaacagcaacagctgcagcaacaacaacagcaacaacaacagcaacagcagcaacaacaacagcaacagcagcaacaacaacaacagcagcaacagcagcagcagcaacaacaacagcagcaacaacaacaacagcagcaacaacagcaacataAACAAGCAGGGATGACAGCTCATAGCAAACAAGTTGCAAACGCGGCCAATGGGGGTGGcggaggtggtggaggtgggGGCGGTGGTGGCGGAGGTGGAAGTAATCCTCAGGGGGATGGTGATTATCATTTGGTCCAACACGAAGTTTTATACTCTATGACCAATCAGTATGAAGTTCTTGAATTTTTGGGCAGGGGTACGTTCGGCCAG GTTGTCAAATGTTGGAAAAAGGGTACCAATGAAATAGTAGCCATCAAAATTCTTAAAAACCATCCCTCATATGCGCGCCAAGGGCAGATTGAG GTCTCCATCCTGTCACGACTAAGTCAGGAAAACGCGGATGAGTTCAACTTTGTGCGCGCTTATGAATGCTTTCAGCATAAATCACACACCTGTTTGGTGTTTGAGATGTTGGAACAAAATCTTTATGACTTTTTAAAGCAAAATAAATTCTCACCGCTACCTCTTAAATTTATCAGGCCGATACTACAACAGGTTTTAACTGCTTTATTAAAGCTCAag CAATTGGGCCTTATACACGCGGATCTTAAGCCAGAAAACATCATGTTAGTGGATCCTTCACGTCAGCCATATCGAGTGAAAGTCATAGATTTTGGTTCGGCCTCTCACGTATCAAAAGCAGTTTGCAATACTTATTTACAATCGCGATACTATCGTGCACCAGAAATTATTCTTGGACTTCCTTATTGTGAAGCGATAGATATGTGGTCGCTCGGATGTGTCGTAGCAGAATTGTTTTTGGGATGGCCCTTGTATCCGGGCAGCTCGGAGTACGATCAGATTCGATATATTAGTCAAACTCAGGGCCTACCAACGGAACATATGTTAAATAATGCTAGTAAAAcgacgaaatttttttatcgagacATGGACA gtACGCATCCGTTTTGGCGATTAAAGACACCGGAGGAACATGAAGCAGAGACTGGAATTAAATCAAAAGAAgctagaaaatatatttttaattgtctcGACGATATTGGCCAAGTTAATGTACCGACTGATTTAGATGGTGGTCAGCTTTTACCTGAAAAGGCAGATAGGAGAGAGTTCATTGACCTCTTGAAGAGGATGCTCACCATGGACCAGGTA gAGCGCCGAATAACACCTGGAGAGGCTTTGAATCATGCTTTCGTTACCCTGGCACATTTAGTCGATTATGCGCATTATAACAGTGTCAAGGCTTCCGTCCAAATGATGGAGGTTTGCAGAAGAGCCGGCGATTTTACTGCAAGTCCTGCTCACCATCAAGCACCACCTGCTCCTCAACCACCCCCGCCTACATCCTTAGTAGCTAATTTTGTACCAACGACAAATGGTAGCGCAGTTACTCTTACGTTTAACAATCAACTGACCAATCAAGTGCAACGTTTAGTTAGAGAACATCGCACTGCTCCAACGGGCTATGACAATCTG TATCAAATCTATAGCAACAGCAGTCGTCGGGCAACGCAATACAGTGGTTCTTCTAGTGGTTCAAACAGTGGTCGAAGTGCGGTGCATGATTTTTCACATCAATTAGTACCTGGTATATTATGTCCTCCTCCTGGTTATCAAACAATGCCAAGTCCAGCCAAACACGTAGTAGTTGCTcag CCACCGCAGGCTCAACAAGGTCCACTTCAAATTCAACCGTCGATCATATCGCAGCAAGCTGTTGCGGCAGCTGCGGTAGCCGCGCAACAACAGTACGCAGCAGTTCCTGTGTCTATGGTAGAAACTGGACGACAAATGTTGCTCACT aatGCCGTACAAACATCATGGCCTGGTGGAAGTCGACAAATGGCTGCAATAGTTCCATCTTGGCAACAATTACCACCACAGCATGCAGCCATTCAACAGCCATTATTAAGCGATGCTGGAGATTGGGGTAGACCACTTATCGTGGATAGTTCTGCCATATTACAG GATCAGCGGCCAGTATTTCCTGTCACGGAAGTATATAACACTAGTGCTCTCGTCGAACATCCACCGCAAGGTTGGGGCAAACGTAGTGTAACGAAACATCATCAACATCATGTGACCGTACCTCAGCAAAGTCAACATAGGCATGAACATAAAAAGGAAACTCAACAGTTGAGTCcagtgaaaaagagagtgaaggAGAGTACACCACCAAGTAGTATGAGACGACATTCACCTTCGAGTGGACATTGGCAACAACAACCAATTCAATCTCATCATCACAGCAGCAAGCACAGTAGTAGTCACAATGTAGAACATCAACAAGTTGCATCCGTCCGGCAACAAACTATCACGATATATGATACACCATCTCCGGctgtttctgttattactattagcgACAGCGAAGATGAGTCACCTGGGAAATG CTGTGGCGATCGTCAATGCGGAGCCTGTCAAAGTTTGGCAACTCGCCTGTCTGGCGACGGACGTCCTGTCCGTGAGGAGGTCATTCGAAG taCACAATCTACACCGAGAGTTGTACCAACGATGCAGCAAGCTCACTCAAGTACGCAAGCTCACACAAGTTCTCATACGACATCACAAAGCTCGTCACAAAGAGCTCAAAGGAAGAATGTTATTAGCTGTGTTACGGTTGGTGATAGCGATGGCGAAGTTAGTCCAGGCAGAGCTCATGCACATTTGTATCAACAAGTACCACAACATCCGCAACATCAACAAACCACCACTCAACATATTAAACATGAGCCACAGCAACAACATCATGTTAGCAg CAGTAGTTCTGGCTATTCCTCTCAGTCACAAAAGAAGAGATTATTGGCTAAGGTACAATCCGAGTGCAATATGGTGAACGTTACAACTAAATCTGAACCTGGCGTTGAGTATGTCGCTCCACATCCATGTCACGCGCCAGCATGCAAAGAGCCACCAACCTATCAG GATGACGCCTATGACATGCATGACTACTTCTTGCAGTATGTGACAACAAGTAGCGCTCATCCTCATCTCCAAGAGCAACACATCGTTTACACAACTGGTACCGACAAGCGAGTCTCTTGGCCTGGAAAACGAGCAGAGTATAAACACGAATACGTACAACCACCAGCAGCTCATTCAAGAGATCATCAAAAGTGGGCAGTAGCAAATCCTGTTCATCAATATAG GCAGAGCCAGGTGGTAGGCTCGGCAGCCCATCCGGGTCATACCCACAGCCACCATGGGCATCCAGTCCATCTGAGTCCTgggggtggtggtggaggcAGAAGCCCCACAGGCGGACCTGTGATAGGGGGTGCCCAGCATCTGGGACAACCTCTCTACCAGGAGTACGCTCATGTGCGTTCAAGAGCACATGCTGTGCCACCCCCTGTATATGTTACTGCTGCGCCTTCTCAGGCTCCTACTGCTATCCAGCAGCAACAAGTGCCCACCTTTCAGGGATTCACACCCGG
- the LOC124431415 gene encoding homeodomain-interacting protein kinase 2 isoform X12, whose amino-acid sequence MTWENERKEKIQKGMCDMFIQTQQTSSVNGSSSSSSSSSNNTAHHHSKKRKLEYNVSQPVIQHGLVQSTGDYQLDNTGLQQRYSVNGANTAFSSLHNNNALQKSSPNQQTLVRASTIKLLDTYQRCGQKRKTWSREGNGDALAVHSANATNAVGSTIVSQHYTQQQQQQLQQQQQQQQQQQQQQQQQQQQQQQQQQQQQQQQQQQQQQQQQQQQQHKQAGMTAHSKQVANAANGGGGGGGGGGGGGGGGSNPQGDGDYHLVQHEVLYSMTNQYEVLEFLGRGTFGQVVKCWKKGTNEIVAIKILKNHPSYARQGQIEVSILSRLSQENADEFNFVRAYECFQHKSHTCLVFEMLEQNLYDFLKQNKFSPLPLKFIRPILQQVLTALLKLKQLGLIHADLKPENIMLVDPSRQPYRVKVIDFGSASHVSKAVCNTYLQSRYYRAPEIILGLPYCEAIDMWSLGCVVAELFLGWPLYPGSSEYDQIRYISQTQGLPTEHMLNNASKTTKFFYRDMDSTHPFWRLKTPEEHEAETGIKSKEARKYIFNCLDDIGQVNVPTDLDGGQLLPEKADRREFIDLLKRMLTMDQVERRITPGEALNHAFVTLAHLVDYAHYNSVKASVQMMEVCRRAGDFTASPAHHQAPPAPQPPPPTSLVANFVPTTNGSAVTLTFNNQLTNQVQRLVREHRTAPTGYDNLYQIYSNSSRRATQYSGSSSGSNSGRSAVHDFSHQLVPGILCPPPGYQTMPSPAKHVVVAQPPQAQQGPLQIQPSIISQQAVAAAAVAAQQQYAAVPVSMVETGRQMLLTNAVQTSWPGGSRQMAAIVPSWQQLPPQHAAIQQPLLSDAGDWGRPLIVDSSAILQDQRPVFPVTEVYNTSALVEHPPQGWGKRSVTKHHQHHVTVPQQSQHRHEHKKETQQLSPVKKRVKESTPPSSMRRHSPSSGHWQQQPIQSHHHSSKHSSSHNVEHQQVASVRQQTITIYDTPSPAVSVITISDSEDESPGKCCGDRQCGACQSLATRLSGDGRPVREEVIRSTQSTPRVVPTMQQAHSSTQAHTSSHTTSQSSSQRAQRKNVISCVTVGDSDGEVSPGRAHAHLYQQVPQHPQHQQTTTQHIKHEPQQQHHVSSSSSGYSSQSQKKRLLAKVQSECNMVNVTTKSEPGVEYVAPHPCHAPACKEPPTYQDDAYDMHDYFLQYVTTSSAHPHLQEQHIVYTTGTDKRVSWPGKRAEYKHEYVQPPAAHSRDHQKWAVANPVHQYSRALPPPAHHSSARPLLASHAAHPLPAHMQPTAVYGLAPLSPAKHQYQPSGLWFTE is encoded by the exons GGAATGTGTGACATGTTCATCCAAACACAGCAGACGAGTAGCGTCaacggcagcagcagcagcagcagcagcagcagtaacaACACCGCTCACCACCACAGCAAGAAACGCAAGTTGGAGTACAACGTGAGCCAGCCGGTGATCCAGCACGGATTGGTCCAATCGACCGGCGACTATCAATTGGACAATACCGGACTGCAACAGCGGTACTCCGTGAACGGTGCTAATACCGCATTTAGCTCGCTGCACAACAATAATGCGCTGCAGAAGAGTAGCCCGAACCAGCAGACCCTGGTACGAGCCTCGACGATCAAGCTCCTAGACACCTACCAACGCTGTGGCCAGAAG AGAAAAACTTGGTCGAGGGAGGGTAATGGTGACGCCCTGGCAGTCCACTCCGCCAACGCGACGAACGCAGTGGGTAGTACTATAGTGTCGCAGCATTATAcccaacagcaacagcaacagctgcagcaacaacaacagcaacaacaacagcaacagcagcaacaacaacagcaacagcagcaacaacaacaacagcagcaacagcagcagcagcaacaacaacagcagcaacaacaacaacagcagcaacaacagcaacataAACAAGCAGGGATGACAGCTCATAGCAAACAAGTTGCAAACGCGGCCAATGGGGGTGGcggaggtggtggaggtgggGGCGGTGGTGGCGGAGGTGGAAGTAATCCTCAGGGGGATGGTGATTATCATTTGGTCCAACACGAAGTTTTATACTCTATGACCAATCAGTATGAAGTTCTTGAATTTTTGGGCAGGGGTACGTTCGGCCAG GTTGTCAAATGTTGGAAAAAGGGTACCAATGAAATAGTAGCCATCAAAATTCTTAAAAACCATCCCTCATATGCGCGCCAAGGGCAGATTGAG GTCTCCATCCTGTCACGACTAAGTCAGGAAAACGCGGATGAGTTCAACTTTGTGCGCGCTTATGAATGCTTTCAGCATAAATCACACACCTGTTTGGTGTTTGAGATGTTGGAACAAAATCTTTATGACTTTTTAAAGCAAAATAAATTCTCACCGCTACCTCTTAAATTTATCAGGCCGATACTACAACAGGTTTTAACTGCTTTATTAAAGCTCAag CAATTGGGCCTTATACACGCGGATCTTAAGCCAGAAAACATCATGTTAGTGGATCCTTCACGTCAGCCATATCGAGTGAAAGTCATAGATTTTGGTTCGGCCTCTCACGTATCAAAAGCAGTTTGCAATACTTATTTACAATCGCGATACTATCGTGCACCAGAAATTATTCTTGGACTTCCTTATTGTGAAGCGATAGATATGTGGTCGCTCGGATGTGTCGTAGCAGAATTGTTTTTGGGATGGCCCTTGTATCCGGGCAGCTCGGAGTACGATCAGATTCGATATATTAGTCAAACTCAGGGCCTACCAACGGAACATATGTTAAATAATGCTAGTAAAAcgacgaaatttttttatcgagacATGGACA gtACGCATCCGTTTTGGCGATTAAAGACACCGGAGGAACATGAAGCAGAGACTGGAATTAAATCAAAAGAAgctagaaaatatatttttaattgtctcGACGATATTGGCCAAGTTAATGTACCGACTGATTTAGATGGTGGTCAGCTTTTACCTGAAAAGGCAGATAGGAGAGAGTTCATTGACCTCTTGAAGAGGATGCTCACCATGGACCAGGTA gAGCGCCGAATAACACCTGGAGAGGCTTTGAATCATGCTTTCGTTACCCTGGCACATTTAGTCGATTATGCGCATTATAACAGTGTCAAGGCTTCCGTCCAAATGATGGAGGTTTGCAGAAGAGCCGGCGATTTTACTGCAAGTCCTGCTCACCATCAAGCACCACCTGCTCCTCAACCACCCCCGCCTACATCCTTAGTAGCTAATTTTGTACCAACGACAAATGGTAGCGCAGTTACTCTTACGTTTAACAATCAACTGACCAATCAAGTGCAACGTTTAGTTAGAGAACATCGCACTGCTCCAACGGGCTATGACAATCTG TATCAAATCTATAGCAACAGCAGTCGTCGGGCAACGCAATACAGTGGTTCTTCTAGTGGTTCAAACAGTGGTCGAAGTGCGGTGCATGATTTTTCACATCAATTAGTACCTGGTATATTATGTCCTCCTCCTGGTTATCAAACAATGCCAAGTCCAGCCAAACACGTAGTAGTTGCTcag CCACCGCAGGCTCAACAAGGTCCACTTCAAATTCAACCGTCGATCATATCGCAGCAAGCTGTTGCGGCAGCTGCGGTAGCCGCGCAACAACAGTACGCAGCAGTTCCTGTGTCTATGGTAGAAACTGGACGACAAATGTTGCTCACT aatGCCGTACAAACATCATGGCCTGGTGGAAGTCGACAAATGGCTGCAATAGTTCCATCTTGGCAACAATTACCACCACAGCATGCAGCCATTCAACAGCCATTATTAAGCGATGCTGGAGATTGGGGTAGACCACTTATCGTGGATAGTTCTGCCATATTACAG GATCAGCGGCCAGTATTTCCTGTCACGGAAGTATATAACACTAGTGCTCTCGTCGAACATCCACCGCAAGGTTGGGGCAAACGTAGTGTAACGAAACATCATCAACATCATGTGACCGTACCTCAGCAAAGTCAACATAGGCATGAACATAAAAAGGAAACTCAACAGTTGAGTCcagtgaaaaagagagtgaaggAGAGTACACCACCAAGTAGTATGAGACGACATTCACCTTCGAGTGGACATTGGCAACAACAACCAATTCAATCTCATCATCACAGCAGCAAGCACAGTAGTAGTCACAATGTAGAACATCAACAAGTTGCATCCGTCCGGCAACAAACTATCACGATATATGATACACCATCTCCGGctgtttctgttattactattagcgACAGCGAAGATGAGTCACCTGGGAAATG CTGTGGCGATCGTCAATGCGGAGCCTGTCAAAGTTTGGCAACTCGCCTGTCTGGCGACGGACGTCCTGTCCGTGAGGAGGTCATTCGAAG taCACAATCTACACCGAGAGTTGTACCAACGATGCAGCAAGCTCACTCAAGTACGCAAGCTCACACAAGTTCTCATACGACATCACAAAGCTCGTCACAAAGAGCTCAAAGGAAGAATGTTATTAGCTGTGTTACGGTTGGTGATAGCGATGGCGAAGTTAGTCCAGGCAGAGCTCATGCACATTTGTATCAACAAGTACCACAACATCCGCAACATCAACAAACCACCACTCAACATATTAAACATGAGCCACAGCAACAACATCATGTTAGCAg CAGTAGTTCTGGCTATTCCTCTCAGTCACAAAAGAAGAGATTATTGGCTAAGGTACAATCCGAGTGCAATATGGTGAACGTTACAACTAAATCTGAACCTGGCGTTGAGTATGTCGCTCCACATCCATGTCACGCGCCAGCATGCAAAGAGCCACCAACCTATCAG GATGACGCCTATGACATGCATGACTACTTCTTGCAGTATGTGACAACAAGTAGCGCTCATCCTCATCTCCAAGAGCAACACATCGTTTACACAACTGGTACCGACAAGCGAGTCTCTTGGCCTGGAAAACGAGCAGAGTATAAACACGAATACGTACAACCACCAGCAGCTCATTCAAGAGATCATCAAAAGTGGGCAGTAGCAAATCCTGTTCATCAATATAG